Part of the Kitasatospora sp. NBC_00374 genome is shown below.
TGTTCAACCTCTGTTACGGGCCGGTGGAGGTCGCCCTGCCACTGTTCGTCGGCGAGGAGCTGCGGGCCGGGGCGGGCCTGCTCGGCGCGTACTGGGCGGTGTTCGGGCTCGGCGCGGTGGCCGGCGCGGTCACCGTCGGGGCACTGCGGCGGCTGCCGCTGCGGCCGGTCCTGCTGGGGATCGTCGCTGGCCACGGCGTCGCCATGCTGTCGTTCGGGCCGCACGGGCCGGCCGCCGTGTCGCTGGCCGGCTTCGCCGCGGGCGGGGTGGTGTACGGCCCGTACAGCGCGCTGGTCTCCCATCTGTTCCAGGAGCGCACCCCGCAGGCCTGGCTGACCACGGTGCTGGCGCTGCGCGGCACGGTGCTGCTGACCGCGGCGCCGACCGGGGCCGCGCTGGGCGGGGTGCTGGCCGGGCCGCTGTCGCCGCGGCAGGTCCTGGTGGGCACCGGGCTGGCGATGGTCGCGGTGGCGGCCGTCGCCGCCCTCGTCCTCGTCCGCCGGGCGCCGTCCGCCGGGGGCGGTCGAGCGCGCCACCCGGGAGCCGGGCCGCTGCCTACCATCGAGTAGGGTCCAGCCACCGACCCCCGGGACCAGCATCGCGAGCAGGGAGCACCACCATGACCGACCTCCTGGCGGCCCACGCCCAGCCGGCACCCGAGGTGCTGGCGGCCTTCGAGGCGGCGACCGGGTTCATGCCGGTGGACGAGGGGCTCGCTCTGTACGCGGCGGCGGTGGCCGCCGCCGAGCGCACCGGGCTGCCGCTGCTGGAGATCGGCACCTACTGCGGGCGCTCGGCGATCCTGCTGGCCGACGCCGCCCGGCGGGCCGGGACGGTGGCCCTGACGGTCGACCACCACCGGGGCTCGGAGGAGCAGCAGCCCGGCTGGGAGTACCACGACCCGACGCTGGTCGACCCCGAGGTCGGCCTGATGGACACCCTGCCGGTCTTCCGCCGGACCCTGCACCGGGCCGGCCTGGAGGAGCACGTGATCGCGCTGGTCGGCCGCTCGCCGCAGCTCGCCGCCGTCTGGGGCGGCCCGCTCGCGCTGGTCTTCATCGACGGCGGGCACACCGACGAGCACGCCACCGGCGACTACCTGGGCTGGACGCCGCACCTGGCACCCGAGGGCCTGCTGGTCGTCCACGACGTCTTCCCCGACCCCGCCGACGGCGGCCAGGCCCCCTATCGGGTCTACCTGCGCGCCCTCGCCGAGGGCTTCGAGGAGATCTCGGTGACCGGCTCGCTGCGGGTACTGCGCCGAACCGGGCGCTGAGTGCGGCGGAGTGGGCCGGGTTCCTGCGCGGACGATCAGTGATGCTCTAACGTCGAGCCACACGGCCTGCCCCCTCGGGGTACCGCCGTGGCTCGGCACAGCGTCGGGCGGGTACCGTGTCGGCGGCAGCCGGGGGGCTGGACGAGCCGGGCCCGCCGCAGGCACCGGGTCGTACGGACAGGGTGACAGTCGGCGGGGGCGAGGGCAGGGACATGACGGATCAGGAGAACACTCCGCCGGCGGTCTGGGATCCGACCGCACGCGGAGGCGCGGGCGGCTGGGTACGTCGCAAGGCGGGGCCGGCCGCTGTGCCACCGGCGGCGCAGCCGGCCGTGCCCCACCCCCCGCAGTACCCGGCGCAGCCCCAGCCGCCCCGGCAGGCCGCCCAGGGCTTCCCGCCCGCGGCCTTCCCGCCCGCCGCGTTCCCGGACCGGGCCGACCGGCCCGGGGTGCCGTTCGACAGCGACCAGGCGACCACGGTGCTGCCACCGGTGCCCGCCGGACACGACGGGCCGCCGCTGTTCCGCTCGCCGGCGCCGCCGACCGGACCACCCACGGGCCCGCCCCCGGGCTTCCCCGACCAGGCCGCGCAGCCCTTCCCGCCGCACGCCGGCGGCTTCCCGGGCGCCGGTCCGCCGGCGCAGCCCCCGTTCCCGGCCTTCCAGCAGCCCGAGCAGCCCGGCCGGCCGCCGTACCCGCCGCCGGGCGACTACCCGGGCCCGGACGAGGACGAGCCCCGGCGCAACCGCACCCCGATGTACGTCGCCCTCGGTGTGGCGCTGCTCGTGGTGATCGGGGTCGGCGTGACCTGGGCGGTCCGCAACACCGACTCCGCCGACCAGGCCGGGGCCGCCCCGGCCGGCACCGCCCAGCAGCCCCCGCCGCAGTCCGGCGCCCCGTCGGCGCCGGCCGGCGGCACCCCGGCCGCCGGCTCCCCGTCCCCGTCGGTCCCGGCCGGCGCGGGCAGCACCGGGCCGAACGCGGCGGCCCAGGCGAAGAGCCTGGACGCCCTGCTGGCCCAGGCCGAGAGCGCCCGCTCGGGCATCGGCAGCTCGGTGGCCAAGGTCCGCAGCTGCCCGGCCAAGGCGGACGTCGACAGCGCCGTGGCGGTCTTCGACAGCGGCGCCCAGCAGCGCGACCAGCTGATCGCCGCGCTGGCCAAGCTGGAGCTCGGCGACCTGCCGGGCGCGGCCGACCTCGCGAAGACGCTGAGCACGGCCTGGCAGCAGTCCGGGGACATCGACCGGGCGTACGCCGCGTGGGGGCGCACCGTCAGCAGCCAGGGGTGCGTGAACAACACCGCACCCAGCACGGCAGACTACAGACGGGCCGGCGACCTGAACCCGCAGGCCACCCAGTCGAAGAACGACTTCGCCACCCGGTGGAAGCCGATCGCCGAGGCCTACGGCCTGACCCCTCGCACCGCGGACAGGATCTGAACCACTCGTGACCCGCCCCACCAGCTCGCCCCCGCCACCGGAGCCGCCCGTCGAGGTGCCGGCCGACCGTCCGCGCCGCCGCCGTGCCCTGCTGCTCGGGTGCGCCGCGGTACCGATCTGTCTGGGGGGCTGGTTCGGCTGGCAGGCGCTGGCCGACAGCGGTCCCGGAGTCTTCGGCCCGTCGGACGCCCCCGCGGGCGAGGGGCACGTGGCCGACCCGGCCGGGCTGCCGACCGGCCTGCCGGTGCCGCCCGGCTCACCGTCGCCGGACGCCGCGTCCGCCGCCGGCAGCGCGTCGCCGACGACTCCCGGCACCGCCTCCGGCCCGCCCCCGGCCGGCGCCGGGAAGCCGCTGGCCGGCCGTACCGTGCTGCTCGACGCGGGCCACAACACCGGCAACGGGCAGCACACCACGGAGATCAACCGCCAGGTGGACATCGGCAACGCCCGCAAGGAGTGCGACACCACGGGCACCTCGACCAACAGCGGGTACAGCGAGGCCGAGTACACCCTGGACGTCTCCCGGCGGGCCCGGCAGCTGCTGCAGGACCTCGGGGCCCGGGTGGTGTACACCCAGGACGGCGACCGGCCGTGGGGTCCGTGCATCGACGAGCGGGCCGCGATCGGCAACGAGGCGAAGGCGGACGTCGCGCTCTCGGTGCACGGGGACGGCGCGCCGGCCTCGGTGAGCGGCTTCCACGTGATCATGCCGGGCAAGGTCACCGCCGGGAAGGCCGACACCTCGGCCATCGTGGAGCCCTCGCACCGCTTCGGGGTACTGCTGCGCGACCACTTCAAGGACGCGACCGGCGAACCGTACGCCGACTACATCGGCAAGCAGGGCCTGGACACCCGGACCGACCTGGGCGGCCTCAACCTGTCGCGGATCCCGAAGGTCTTCATCGAGTGCGGCAACATGCGCAACCCGGGCGACGCCGGCCGGATGAGCGACCCGCAGTGGCGCCAGCAGGCCGCGCAGGGCATCACCGACGCCCTGACCGCGTATCTCACGTCCGGCTGAGAACCCGGCCGGTTTTGCAACGAGTGCGCCGCATTCCGGAGGGTGCTGTGCACGTCGCAAGTGCTTGGCCCTAGGCTTTTGCCCCGATCGGGTAGACCGGCTCGTCCGGTCGGCCGAGTACAACCCGCCGTCCACGACACACCAACGAGGGGAACGTTAGTGAATCTGCGCGCTCTCACCAGGGGAGACGCCGCCGTCGCAGGTGCGGCCGTCCTGCTCTTCGTCTTCTCCTTCCTCCCCTTCTACGAGGCCAACACCTCCGTGGGCGGGCCGGACTGCGGATCGGACTGCTCCTACAACGTCTGGCACGGCGGCTTCCTGACCATCCTGGCCACGCTGTTCTTCGCCGGCGTCGCCGGCGCCGCGCTGATCCTGCTGGCCCGCTTCCAGGGCGAGGCCGCGGAGAGCAGGCTGGTCGCCGGCCTGAAGCTGCGCCAGTGGGGCGTCGCGCTCGCGGTGTTCGCCGCTTGGTCCGGCCTGTGGTCGCTGTTCGCCAACGGCGGCGGGTACTTCGCGGCCACCGCGAAGGCGGGCCGGATCGACCCGGCCGACCTGGTC
Proteins encoded:
- a CDS encoding N-acetylmuramoyl-L-alanine amidase; this encodes MTRPTSSPPPPEPPVEVPADRPRRRRALLLGCAAVPICLGGWFGWQALADSGPGVFGPSDAPAGEGHVADPAGLPTGLPVPPGSPSPDAASAAGSASPTTPGTASGPPPAGAGKPLAGRTVLLDAGHNTGNGQHTTEINRQVDIGNARKECDTTGTSTNSGYSEAEYTLDVSRRARQLLQDLGARVVYTQDGDRPWGPCIDERAAIGNEAKADVALSVHGDGAPASVSGFHVIMPGKVTAGKADTSAIVEPSHRFGVLLRDHFKDATGEPYADYIGKQGLDTRTDLGGLNLSRIPKVFIECGNMRNPGDAGRMSDPQWRQQAAQGITDALTAYLTSG
- a CDS encoding class I SAM-dependent methyltransferase encodes the protein MTDLLAAHAQPAPEVLAAFEAATGFMPVDEGLALYAAAVAAAERTGLPLLEIGTYCGRSAILLADAARRAGTVALTVDHHRGSEEQQPGWEYHDPTLVDPEVGLMDTLPVFRRTLHRAGLEEHVIALVGRSPQLAAVWGGPLALVFIDGGHTDEHATGDYLGWTPHLAPEGLLVVHDVFPDPADGGQAPYRVYLRALAEGFEEISVTGSLRVLRRTGR